The following coding sequences are from one Lolium rigidum isolate FL_2022 chromosome 6, APGP_CSIRO_Lrig_0.1, whole genome shotgun sequence window:
- the LOC124665732 gene encoding probable indole-3-pyruvate monooxygenase YUCCA9 yields MEAARTMWVNGPIIVGAGPAGLSVAAQLHTHGVPSVVLERDDCIASLWQRRTYDRLRLHLPKRFCELPGMPFPASYPEYPTKHQFISYLESYVAAFDIRPRFRQSVSSARFDHAAGLWRVQASSTEDEDETTTEYIGRWLVVATGENAERVLPEFPGAGSFKGPVTHVSEYKSGEPYRGSRVLVVGCGNSGMEVCLDLCDHGARPAMVVRDAVHVLPREMLGVATFSVAAFLLRFLPLRLVDRLLVLVAGLFLGNDLPRLGLRRPAAGGPLELKNSSGRTPVLDIGALEKIRAGEIAVVPGVRRFTAGGAEMVDGSFVAADAVVLATGYHSNVPQWLKGSDFFSGEGYPKAGFPEGWKGESGLYSVGFTRRGLAGVALDAVRVAGDIAVAYNQNNKASSSCTAGCPVLQEPVP; encoded by the coding sequence ATGGAGGCGGCGCGTACGATGTGGGTGAACGGCCCCATCATCGTTGGCGCAGGTCCGGCGGGGCTGTCGGTGGCGGCGCAACTCCACACCCACGGCGTGCCTTCAGTGGTGCTGGAGCGGGACGACTGCATCGCGTCCCTGTGGCAGCGCCGCACCTACGACCGTCTCCGGCTCCACCTCCCCAAGCGCTTCTGCGAGCTCCCGGGCATGCCCTTCCCGGCGAGCTACCCGGAGTACCCCACGAAGCACCAGTTCATCTCCTACCTCGAGTCCTACGTCGCCGCCTTCGACATCCGCCCCCGCTTCCGCCAGTCCGTGTCCTCCGCGCGGTTCGACCACGCCGCCGGCCTCTGGCGCGTGCAAGCATCGTCcaccgaggacgaggacgagaccACCACGGAGTACATCGGGCGGTGGCTGGTGGTGGCCACGGGCGAGAACGCGGAGCGCGTCCTGCCGGAGTTCCCCGGCGCCGGGTCGTTCAAGGGCCCCGTGACCCACGTGTCGGAGTACAAGTCGGGCGAGCCGTACCGCGGCTCGCGCGTGCTGGTGGTCGGCTGCGGCAACTCCGGCATGGAGGTGTGCCTGGACCTGTGCGACCACGGCGCGCGGCCGGCGATGGTGGTCCGCGACGCGGTCCACGTGCTCCCGCGCGAGATGCTCGGCGTGGCCACCTTCTCGGTCGCCGCCTTCCTGCTCCGCTTCCTCCCGCTCCGGCTCGTGGaccgcctcctcgtcctcgtggCAGGGCTATTTCTCGGGAACGACCTGCCGAGGCTCGGGTTGAGGAGGCCGGCTGCGGGCGGTCCGCTAGAGCTCAAGAACTCGAGCGGCAGGACGCCCGTGCTGGACATCGGCGCGCTGGAGAAGATCCGGGCCGGGGAGATCGCGGTGGTGCCCGGCGTGAGGAGGTTCACGGCCGGCGGGGCGGAGATGGTGGACGGGAGCTTCGTGGCGGCGGACGCCGTGGTGCTGGCCACCGGGTACCACAGCAACGTGCCGCAGTGGCTCAAGGGCAGCGACTTCTTCAGCGGCGAGGGGTACCCGAAGGCAGGGTTCCCGGAGGGGTGGAAGGGCGAGTCTGGGCTCTACTCCGTGGGGTTCACGCGCCGGGGCCTCGCCGGAGTCGCCCTCGACGCCGTCAGGGTCGCCGGCGACATCGCCGTGGCATACAACCAAAATAATAAGGCATCGTCGTCGTGTACCGCCGGCTGCCCCGTGCTACAGGAGCCGGTaccctga